One window of Dermacentor andersoni chromosome 7, qqDerAnde1_hic_scaffold, whole genome shotgun sequence genomic DNA carries:
- the LOC126534157 gene encoding sulfotransferase 1B1-like, with amino-acid sequence MDEQSYRYVEGLWMHKLFKDEAILSAMNYKPRKGDVLVVTYPKCGTNWTQFIVYNILSHAAPVSNIGEFRMTCPFIDMTGASSAENPVRNGPIITHLPFNVLRPVDCAKYIYVTRNPYDCAVSFYHFMKGLTPKTVTDVSFEKFLSLYLEGKVLYGDYFNHLLPWYEHRGAENILFITYEQLKADTRSQVLKIANFLGEEYETALRKDDDLLQRVLHACSLESMKAIFGVNPVDMAKMRLKASSEESETFAVMKDVAELKGEMHEGSGFVRKGIVGDWRNYFTAEQVERTKEWIRQKTQGSDVMELWEDCDLP; translated from the exons ATGGACGAACAGTCATACCGTTACGTTGAAGGCCTATGGATGCACAAGCTATTCAAGGATGAAGCTATCCTCTCCGCAATGAACTACAAACCACGGAAAGGAGACGTACTTGTTGTTACGTACCCAAAATGTGGCACCAACTGGACGCAGTTTATCGTTTACAACATTTTATCACATGCGGCGCCAGTCTCCAACATTGGGGAGTTCAGAATGACGTGCCCGTTTATCGATATGACTGGAGCAAGTTCTGCAGAGAACCCGGTGAGAAATGGCCCCATTATCACGCACTTGCCGTTCAACGTATTACGCCCTGTCGACTGTGCCAAGTACATCTACGTAACCAGGAACCCTTATGACTGTGCCGTGTCCTTCTACCACTTCATGAAGGGGCTGACTCCGAAAACTGTCACCGATGTTTCCTTTGAGAAGTTCCTCAGCCTCTACCTGGAAGGAAAG GTCCTCTACGGCGACTACTTCAATCATCTTCTGCCATGGTATGAGCATCGAGGAGCAGAAAATATTCTCTTCATCACATATGAACAACTGAAGGCGGACACGAGGTCACAAGTGCTTAAAATAGCCAATTTTCTTGGCGAAGAATACGAAACTGCGTTGCGTAAAGACGATGACCTTCTTCAGAGAGTCCTCCACGCCTGCAGTCTGGAAAGCATGAAGGCTATCTTCGGTGTAAACCCAGTGGACATGGCAAAGATGAGGCTTAAAGCTTCATCGGAGGAGTCAGAGACGTTCGCAGTGATGAAGGACGTGGCCGAGCTAAAGGGGGAAATGCATGAGGGCTCCGGTTTTGTTCGCAAGGGAATAGTCGGCGATTGGCGAAACTATTTTACGGCAGAGCAGGTAGAGCGTACGAAAGAATGGATCAGGCAAAAGACCCAGGGTAGCGACGTCATGGAATTATGGGAAGACTGTGATCTCCCTTGA